From a region of the Tateyamaria omphalii genome:
- the pbpC gene encoding penicillin-binding protein 1C: protein MKRPHRLFFATAALMLAAASLHDAWDAWVDRTILPAALAETSVEMRDRDGQLMRAFAVEDGRIRLAVPPDGVDPRLTQMLIAYEDKRFYRHNGVDGRAMLRAVAQAVQAGRVVSGGSTLTMQVARMLENSGTGSIPGKLRQMRVAWALERQMGKADILHLYLQHAPYGGRIEGVRSATFTWFGKEPHRLTEAEAALLVALPQAPEARRPDRRASAARAARDRVLARVGADPSQTPVPTRARALPRLAPHEADALRVAQPGATRFDTTLSAPVQRSMARLATVHNLHMARGTSLAIMVLDHTTGQVIARVGSPEYTDANGRPGFIDMTRAKRSPGSTLKPVIYALAFDRGLAHPETVFADRPTRFGSYAPQNFDGIFRGDVTARQALTLSLNIPPVALTDALGPERLMAALRALGADPKLPGGKAGLAVALGGVGLSLEDLVKVYGHLAAPDTPLIAPRAAWQVGDILRGIAPPPGAPAGLAYKTGTSYGHRDAWAIGYDGQHVIGVWIGRPDGTSVPGAFGGAHAAPILFEAFGRLKRRLTPAPPPPPDTLLLSTADLPPNLRRFGDARDAMARPKMVFPPDGAVLAHAETVVKVAGGTLPLTVLVNGAVVTTGAARREVDIGTLAPGFSDIAVIDALGRSTRSAIRVQR from the coding sequence ATGAAGCGACCGCACCGCCTGTTCTTTGCCACGGCGGCGTTGATGCTGGCAGCTGCCAGCCTGCATGACGCGTGGGATGCTTGGGTGGACCGCACCATATTGCCTGCAGCCTTGGCCGAGACATCTGTGGAGATGCGCGACCGCGACGGGCAGCTCATGCGCGCCTTTGCCGTGGAGGATGGACGTATCCGTCTGGCCGTTCCACCCGATGGGGTCGACCCTCGGCTCACGCAGATGCTGATCGCCTACGAGGACAAGCGGTTCTACCGGCACAACGGGGTCGATGGTCGGGCCATGCTGCGGGCTGTTGCTCAGGCCGTGCAGGCCGGGCGGGTGGTGTCCGGCGGCTCCACCCTCACGATGCAGGTGGCGCGGATGCTGGAAAACTCCGGCACTGGCTCCATCCCCGGTAAGCTGCGGCAAATGCGTGTGGCTTGGGCACTGGAACGGCAGATGGGCAAGGCCGATATCCTGCACCTCTACCTGCAACATGCGCCCTATGGCGGTCGGATCGAAGGCGTGCGCAGCGCGACATTCACGTGGTTCGGCAAGGAGCCCCATCGGTTGACGGAGGCCGAAGCGGCCCTTCTGGTGGCCCTCCCCCAAGCGCCCGAAGCGCGGCGCCCGGACCGGCGCGCATCGGCTGCGCGCGCTGCACGTGACCGCGTTTTGGCCCGCGTCGGTGCTGACCCTTCGCAAACGCCGGTCCCCACGCGCGCCCGCGCGCTGCCCCGGCTGGCGCCGCATGAGGCGGACGCATTGCGCGTAGCGCAGCCCGGCGCGACCCGCTTTGACACAACTCTGTCGGCGCCCGTGCAGCGCAGCATGGCGCGGCTCGCGACCGTCCACAACCTGCACATGGCGCGCGGCACATCACTTGCCATCATGGTGCTTGACCACACAACCGGACAGGTCATCGCCCGCGTTGGCTCCCCTGAATATACGGATGCGAATGGCCGCCCCGGTTTCATCGACATGACCCGGGCCAAGCGCAGCCCCGGTTCGACCCTGAAACCTGTGATCTACGCGCTGGCTTTCGATCGCGGTTTGGCGCACCCCGAAACCGTCTTTGCCGACAGGCCCACACGCTTTGGGTCCTACGCCCCTCAGAACTTCGATGGTATCTTTCGCGGCGATGTCACGGCGCGGCAAGCGCTCACGCTGTCGCTGAACATCCCACCCGTTGCCTTGACGGACGCCCTTGGCCCCGAACGGCTGATGGCGGCCCTGCGCGCGTTGGGGGCTGATCCCAAATTGCCGGGCGGGAAGGCCGGGCTGGCCGTCGCCTTGGGCGGCGTCGGGCTCAGCCTTGAGGATTTGGTGAAGGTCTACGGCCACCTTGCCGCACCGGACACGCCGCTGATTGCGCCGCGCGCGGCGTGGCAGGTGGGGGATATCCTGCGGGGCATTGCACCGCCGCCGGGCGCGCCTGCGGGCCTCGCCTACAAGACGGGGACGTCCTATGGGCACCGCGACGCATGGGCCATAGGCTATGACGGTCAGCACGTGATCGGCGTCTGGATTGGGCGGCCTGACGGCACATCCGTGCCGGGGGCCTTTGGGGGTGCACACGCGGCGCCAATCCTGTTTGAAGCATTCGGCAGGCTCAAACGCCGGCTCACGCCCGCACCGCCTCCACCGCCTGACACGCTACTTCTCAGCACTGCCGACCTGCCACCCAACCTGCGCCGCTTCGGCGATGCGCGGGACGCGATGGCGCGGCCGAAAATGGTCTTTCCCCCGGACGGCGCGGTGCTGGCGCACGCGGAAACGGTGGTGAAAGTGGCGGGCGGTACATTGCCCCTGACCGTTCTGGTCAACGGGGCCGTGGTCACAACGGGCGCGGCACGACGCGAGGTGGATATCGGCACACTCGCGCCGGGCTTTTCAGATATCGCGGTCATTGACGCCTTGGGCCGTTCGACCCGTTCGGCCATCCGGGTCCAGCGCTAG